A genomic stretch from Aminobacter aminovorans includes:
- a CDS encoding nitroreductase family protein, with product MTVSTTHAYRTLPLPDYREKPVEEMRAGAQAFYDEIRTRHTVRDFSTRPVPRDIIETCIMAAGTAPNGANHQPWHFAVIGDADIKRQIREAAEIEERAFYEGRAGEEWLKALAPLGTDASKPFLEEAPWLICIFGERKSRSADGVSRKNYYVPESVSIATGFLIAALHRAGLATLTHTPNPMSFLNEICGRDPHDKPYILMVVGYPKEDATIPVHATEKRPLSEIATFL from the coding sequence GTGACTGTCTCAACCACGCACGCCTATCGCACATTGCCGCTGCCCGACTACCGGGAAAAGCCGGTCGAGGAGATGCGTGCCGGCGCGCAGGCGTTCTACGACGAGATCCGCACGCGCCATACGGTGCGCGATTTCTCGACCCGGCCGGTGCCGCGCGACATCATCGAAACCTGCATCATGGCCGCCGGCACGGCACCCAATGGCGCCAACCACCAGCCCTGGCATTTCGCCGTCATCGGCGACGCCGACATCAAGCGCCAGATTCGCGAAGCGGCGGAAATCGAGGAGCGCGCCTTCTATGAGGGTCGCGCCGGCGAGGAGTGGCTGAAGGCGCTGGCACCGCTCGGCACCGATGCCTCCAAGCCCTTCCTGGAGGAGGCACCCTGGCTGATCTGCATTTTCGGCGAGCGCAAGAGCCGCTCTGCCGACGGTGTCTCGCGCAAGAATTACTACGTGCCCGAATCGGTCAGCATCGCCACCGGCTTCCTGATCGCCGCCCTGCACCGCGCCGGCCTCGCGACGCTGACGCACACGCCGAACCCGATGAGCTTCCTCAACGAGATCTGCGGCCGCGACCCGCATGACAAGCCCTACATCCTGATGGTCGTCGGCTACCCCAAGGAAGACGCCACGATCCCGGTTCACGCCACCGAAAAGCGTCCGCTGTCGGAGATCGCGACGTTTCTGTGA
- a CDS encoding DUF1772 domain-containing protein, protein MIAAAFTVLIFLAALGSGIAAGLFFIFSNTIMASFAKLPVPQGIAAMQQINVTIINPLFMLVFMGMVVLSLVLGAKAILGWSEAGAAWLLVGSIAYLLGCFLATMVFNVPLNDAISAVDPASAEGAAMWTRYLKEWLPWNHVRTVACLVALASFVMAFARTA, encoded by the coding sequence ATGATCGCTGCCGCCTTCACCGTACTCATCTTTCTTGCAGCGCTCGGCAGCGGCATTGCCGCCGGCCTGTTCTTCATCTTCTCCAACACCATCATGGCATCGTTTGCCAAACTGCCGGTGCCGCAAGGCATCGCCGCCATGCAGCAGATCAACGTCACTATCATCAACCCGCTGTTCATGCTGGTGTTCATGGGGATGGTGGTGTTGTCGCTGGTGCTCGGCGCCAAGGCGATCCTGGGCTGGAGCGAGGCGGGTGCGGCCTGGCTGCTCGTCGGCAGCATCGCCTATCTCTTGGGCTGCTTCCTGGCGACGATGGTCTTCAACGTACCGCTCAACGATGCGATCTCCGCCGTCGACCCGGCAAGTGCCGAAGGTGCCGCCATGTGGACGCGCTATCTCAAGGAGTGGCTGCCGTGGAACCATGTCCGCACGGTCGCCTGCCTGGTGGCGCTGGCGTCGTTCGTCATGGCCTTTGCCCGCACCGCTTGA
- a CDS encoding TetR/AcrR family transcriptional regulator yields the protein MEAIEDISGQALRRAPSQKRSQERVERMLQAASTLISEGGSDAMRMGEVAERAGVSIGSLYQYFPDKGAIIRTLAERYNAEGRACISDGLAGVGDMKGLIDAFGGLIDVYYGIFLAEPVMRDIWSGTQADKALRDIDLRDSRANGALLAEAWQRVAPASDAAEIERKAFLIMSLGEATMRLAISVDRAEGDALVADYKAMALREIGAA from the coding sequence ATGGAAGCGATCGAAGACATCTCGGGCCAGGCGCTGCGGCGCGCACCGAGCCAGAAACGCAGCCAGGAGCGCGTCGAGCGCATGCTGCAGGCCGCGAGCACGCTGATCTCGGAAGGCGGCAGCGACGCCATGCGCATGGGCGAGGTCGCCGAACGTGCCGGCGTGTCGATCGGCTCGCTCTACCAGTACTTTCCCGACAAGGGCGCGATCATCCGCACGCTTGCCGAGCGCTACAACGCCGAAGGCCGCGCTTGCATTTCAGACGGGCTGGCGGGCGTTGGCGACATGAAGGGGCTGATCGACGCCTTCGGCGGGCTGATTGATGTCTATTACGGCATCTTCCTGGCCGAACCGGTGATGCGCGACATCTGGTCCGGCACCCAGGCCGACAAGGCGCTGCGCGACATCGACCTGCGCGATTCCAGGGCCAATGGCGCGCTGTTGGCCGAGGCGTGGCAGCGGGTCGCGCCCGCTTCGGATGCTGCCGAGATAGAGCGCAAGGCGTTCCTGATCATGTCGCTGGGCGAAGCAACGATGCGGCTGGCAATTTCGGTCGACCGCGCCGAAGGCGACGCGCTGGTGGCCGACTACAAGGCGATGGCGCTGCGGGAGATCGGGGCGGCCTAA
- a CDS encoding NAD(P)H-binding protein: MTVSQHDMKPILILGGTGKTGRRIAEQLAQRNLPVRIGSRGATPSFDWDDRSSWPGAVEGAGAVYICYYPDLAAPGAAEAVGAFAEFAVGMGVKRLVLLSGRGEPEAQRAEERVQQSGADWTILRCSWFMQNFSESFLLDAVLSGEVALPVGAVGEPFVDTDDIADAAVAALSDDRHIGQLYELTGPRMLTFADAVAEISAAAGRDIRFVEISVADFKAGLTDQQLPQELIDLLMMLFTEVLDGRNQHVVDGVSRALGRPARDFAWYARTVAATGIWGDQT; encoded by the coding sequence ATGACCGTATCTCAGCATGACATGAAGCCAATTCTCATCCTCGGCGGCACCGGCAAGACTGGCCGCCGCATTGCCGAACAGCTTGCACAGCGCAACCTGCCGGTCCGTATCGGTTCACGCGGCGCCACCCCGTCCTTCGACTGGGATGACCGCTCCAGCTGGCCGGGCGCAGTCGAGGGCGCCGGTGCCGTTTACATCTGCTACTATCCCGACCTCGCGGCCCCAGGTGCCGCCGAGGCAGTCGGCGCCTTCGCCGAATTCGCCGTCGGTATGGGCGTCAAGCGCCTGGTGCTTTTGTCCGGGCGCGGCGAGCCCGAGGCGCAGCGCGCCGAGGAAAGGGTCCAGCAGTCCGGCGCCGACTGGACCATCCTGCGCTGCAGCTGGTTCATGCAGAATTTCAGCGAGAGTTTCCTGCTCGACGCCGTGCTTTCGGGCGAGGTGGCGCTGCCGGTCGGCGCTGTAGGTGAGCCGTTCGTCGATACCGACGATATCGCCGATGCCGCTGTCGCCGCCTTGTCAGACGACCGCCATATCGGCCAGCTCTACGAACTCACCGGACCGCGCATGCTGACCTTCGCTGACGCCGTCGCCGAGATTTCAGCCGCCGCCGGTCGCGATATCCGCTTCGTCGAGATCAGCGTTGCCGACTTCAAGGCCGGTCTCACCGACCAGCAACTGCCCCAGGAGCTCATCGACCTGTTGATGATGCTGTTCACCGAGGTGCTCGACGGCCGCAACCAGCATGTTGTGGACGGTGTCAGCCGGGCGCTCGGCCGGCCCGCGCGGGATTTCGCCTGGTATGCCAGGACTGTCGCCGCAACCGGTATCTGGGGAGACCAGACATGA
- a CDS encoding ABC transporter transmembrane domain-containing protein, translated as MASTITAANEQRRRSLRPLSRLSPYLYRYPKLVVGAIISLVAAAITTLTLPIAVRRMIDHGFSSADSSFIAKYFAMLVAIAALLALASACRYYFVITLGERVVSDIRRDVFSHVTSLSPAFFDTAMSGEIVSRLAADTTQIKSAVGATASVALRNVILGLGALAMMVVTSPKLSGLVIAAIPLIVLPLVAFGRSVRRKSRLAQDTLADATAFASEQIGAIRTLQAFTNEPLVTGRFAAAVETAFNAARASVLARAVLTFFAIFTIFASVVAVLWFGSRDVLEGVVSPGTLGQFLLYSVFAAGALGALSEVWGELSSAAGAAERITEILAEEPTVAAPATPIALPARCNGAIEFRDVTFSYPVRPDRAAVHGLSFTVKPGETVAIVGPSGAGKSTVFSLLLRFYDPEAGAVLIDGVDLQKADPRAVRDRIAIVPQDVTVFASTAGENIGFGRPGASQADIVKAAEAALADEFIEKLQNGYDTEVGERGVTLSGGQRQRIAIARAILRDAPILLLDEATSALDAESEKQVQTALEHLMQGRTTIVIAHRLATVLKADRILVMEGGSIVEEGTHAGLVAKGGIYARLAKLQFDTGASAFQGAAE; from the coding sequence ATGGCGAGCACGATAACGGCCGCGAATGAACAGCGCCGGCGTTCGCTGCGTCCGCTGAGCCGGCTTTCGCCCTATCTCTACCGCTATCCCAAGCTGGTCGTCGGCGCCATCATTTCTCTGGTCGCCGCCGCCATCACCACGCTGACGCTGCCGATCGCCGTGCGCCGAATGATCGACCACGGCTTCTCCTCGGCCGATTCGAGCTTCATCGCCAAATATTTCGCCATGCTGGTGGCGATCGCCGCTTTGCTCGCGCTGGCCTCGGCCTGCCGCTACTATTTCGTCATCACGCTGGGCGAGCGCGTCGTCTCCGACATCCGCCGCGACGTCTTTTCGCACGTCACCAGCCTGTCGCCGGCCTTCTTCGATACGGCGATGTCGGGCGAGATCGTGTCGCGGCTCGCCGCCGACACCACCCAGATCAAGTCGGCCGTCGGCGCCACCGCTTCTGTCGCCCTGCGCAATGTCATCCTCGGCCTTGGCGCGCTCGCCATGATGGTGGTGACCAGCCCGAAGCTGTCGGGCCTCGTCATTGCCGCGATCCCGCTGATCGTGTTGCCGCTGGTCGCCTTCGGTCGCTCGGTAAGGCGCAAGTCGAGGCTGGCGCAGGACACGCTGGCCGACGCCACCGCCTTTGCCAGCGAGCAGATCGGCGCCATCCGCACGCTCCAGGCCTTCACCAATGAACCCCTGGTAACGGGTAGGTTCGCCGCCGCCGTCGAGACCGCCTTCAACGCCGCCCGCGCCTCGGTGCTGGCGCGCGCCGTGCTGACCTTCTTTGCCATCTTCACCATCTTCGCTTCGGTCGTAGCCGTGCTGTGGTTCGGTTCGCGCGACGTGCTCGAAGGCGTGGTCTCGCCCGGCACGCTCGGCCAGTTCCTGCTCTATTCGGTCTTTGCCGCCGGCGCGCTCGGAGCCCTGTCGGAAGTGTGGGGCGAACTCAGCTCCGCCGCCGGTGCTGCCGAACGCATCACCGAGATCCTCGCCGAAGAGCCGACGGTTGCAGCCCCGGCTACGCCGATCGCCCTGCCCGCCAGGTGCAACGGCGCGATCGAATTCCGCGACGTGACCTTTTCTTATCCGGTGCGGCCCGACCGCGCCGCCGTGCATGGCCTGAGCTTCACCGTCAAGCCGGGGGAAACAGTGGCCATCGTCGGCCCCTCGGGCGCTGGCAAGAGCACGGTCTTTTCGCTACTGCTGCGTTTCTACGATCCCGAAGCAGGTGCGGTGCTGATCGACGGCGTCGACCTGCAGAAGGCCGATCCACGCGCCGTGCGCGACCGCATCGCCATCGTGCCGCAGGACGTGACTGTGTTTGCCAGCACGGCAGGCGAAAACATCGGCTTTGGCCGGCCCGGCGCCTCGCAGGCCGATATCGTCAAGGCCGCGGAGGCAGCCCTCGCCGACGAATTCATCGAAAAGCTGCAGAACGGCTACGACACCGAAGTCGGCGAACGCGGCGTCACCCTTTCAGGCGGCCAGCGCCAGCGCATCGCCATCGCCCGGGCCATCCTGCGCGACGCCCCGATCCTGCTGCTCGACGAAGCAACCTCGGCACTCGACGCCGAAAGCGAAAAGCAGGTGCAGACAGCACTCGAGCACCTGATGCAGGGCCGCACCACCATCGTCATCGCGCATCGGCTGGCAACCGTGCTGAAGGCCGACCGCATACTGGTCATGGAAGGCGGGAGCATCGTCGAGGAAGGCACGCATGCCGGCCTTGTCGCCAAGGGCGGCATCTATGCCCGCCTCGCCAAGCTCCAGTTCGATACCGGCGCCAGCGCCTTCCAGGGCGCTGCCGAGTAG
- the rpmE gene encoding 50S ribosomal protein L31, which yields MKADIHPDYHVIKIVMTNGTEYMTRSTWGKEGDTMNLDIDPTTHPAWTGGQHNLLDRGGRLSKFKKRYEGLGI from the coding sequence ATGAAAGCCGATATCCATCCCGACTACCACGTCATCAAGATCGTGATGACCAATGGCACCGAATACATGACCCGCTCCACCTGGGGCAAGGAAGGCGATACGATGAACCTCGATATCGACCCGACCACGCACCCGGCCTGGACCGGCGGCCAGCACAACCTGCTCGACCGCGGTGGCCGTCTGTCGAAGTTCAAGAAGCGTTACGAAGGCCTCGGCATCTAA